From a region of the Methanolinea sp. genome:
- a CDS encoding pyridoxamine 5'-phosphate oxidase family protein, translated as MPSKLMEYFNKSPRIGTLSTADKAGNVDSAVFGSPHMTDEKTVVMGLGENRTLSNLQENPHAVFMIVEPGKEFMDWKGIRVYLKVKNVATSGPALETFKAQMAKVAGEEAAAMVYAVVGFEITAIRPLIDFGQGWEKSI; from the coding sequence ATGCCATCAAAACTCATGGAGTATTTCAACAAGTCACCGAGGATCGGGACGCTCAGCACCGCTGATAAAGCCGGGAACGTGGACTCCGCGGTCTTCGGCTCCCCCCACATGACTGATGAGAAGACCGTTGTCATGGGCCTTGGAGAGAACCGCACGCTGTCAAACCTCCAGGAGAACCCGCATGCGGTATTCATGATTGTGGAGCCGGGAAAGGAGTTCATGGACTGGAAGGGGATCCGCGTCTACCTGAAGGTAAAAAACGTCGCTACGTCCGGGCCGGCACTCGAGACCTTCAAGGCCCAGATGGCGAAGGTAGCCGGTGAGGAGGCGGCAGCGATGGTGTATGCTGTCGTGGGATTCGAGATCACCGCGATCCGGCCGCTCATCGACTTCGGCCAGGGGTGGGAGAAGTCGATTTAG
- a CDS encoding ion transporter, with amino-acid sequence MRESELYIPDPRNLLYRAGGQLYRRIKNRVYEIVDVVREGDTASIVFNGFIVAVIVLSIFVIMLESIRSVSLGFAYFFIVFELISIGIFTIEYILRLWSCTSNPAYERPATGRLRYALTPLAVIDLLAILPFFVPFLLPFDLRFIRVIRLARIFRLLKLARYSSAFHLLGRVVKREKDVLAVIIFVITILIIISSSLMYYIENQAQPEAFSSIPVTMWWAVETLTTVGYGDVYPVTYAGKILGALISFLGIGLFALPAGVLAAGFISELKGEGDNQSADSPEHQLELLERLAHLKEAGFLTDEEFKVEKERIIGLAR; translated from the coding sequence ATGCGGGAAAGCGAGCTATATATTCCCGACCCACGCAATCTTCTGTACCGAGCTGGTGGGCAATTGTACCGGCGCATCAAGAACAGGGTATACGAGATCGTTGACGTTGTCAGGGAAGGCGATACCGCAAGCATCGTATTCAATGGCTTTATCGTCGCCGTGATCGTCCTCAGCATCTTCGTCATCATGCTCGAGTCGATCCGGTCGGTATCGCTCGGGTTTGCTTATTTCTTCATCGTTTTCGAACTGATCTCCATCGGGATATTTACCATCGAGTACATCCTGCGGCTCTGGAGCTGCACCAGCAATCCAGCCTACGAACGACCCGCCACCGGAAGGCTCCGCTACGCCCTGACCCCGCTTGCCGTAATCGATCTGCTGGCAATCCTCCCGTTCTTCGTACCGTTCCTCCTCCCATTTGATTTACGCTTCATCAGGGTCATCAGGCTTGCCCGGATCTTCCGGCTGCTCAAGCTCGCCCGGTATTCGAGCGCCTTCCACCTGCTTGGCAGGGTAGTGAAGCGGGAAAAGGATGTCCTTGCGGTGATCATCTTCGTCATCACCATCCTCATCATCATCTCCTCGAGCCTGATGTACTACATAGAAAACCAGGCCCAGCCGGAAGCATTCTCAAGCATACCGGTCACAATGTGGTGGGCGGTTGAAACGCTCACCACCGTTGGATATGGGGATGTCTATCCGGTCACCTATGCCGGGAAGATCCTCGGGGCCCTTATCTCTTTCCTGGGAATCGGGCTGTTCGCGTTGCCTGCCGGTGTGCTGGCGGCAGGGTTTATCTCGGAACTGAAGGGTGAGGGAGACAACCAGTCCGCCGATTCGCCGGAGCACCAGCTCGAACTCCTGGAACGGCTGGCTCACCTGAAGGAAGCCGGCTTCCTAACCGATGAGGAGTTCAAGGTTGAGAAAGAACGGATCATCGGGCTTGCCCGGTAA
- a CDS encoding DUF4349 domain-containing protein yields the protein MNRRIVIICSLIVMALLGAGCLTTQWDGGETTFVEKSDTRYTNLPPMAGGYPGGPGAFVPNAELDNTGDLAADQMIIRTSQIRLEVQNVTVTLDPIRAIAAAHGGYVGSLSSSTVYGNRLYATVTMRVPAREFEAAMAEIKALGSLKSESLSADDVTEEYVDLQARRTAFANQLAQYTRIMEKAGNVSEILEVQVQIERVQVELDRIDGRLRYLNSRVDYATITVTLEEPEPVGGREGFSLVSAINKGIAGFLAVTAGLVIILISIIPLIIIGVVVYGIYRWWKGKKKRPKSLSPEHKPEENPPEQ from the coding sequence ATGAACCGGCGCATCGTTATCATCTGCAGTCTCATCGTCATGGCACTGCTCGGTGCCGGGTGCCTTACCACCCAGTGGGATGGTGGCGAAACCACGTTCGTGGAAAAGTCCGATACGCGGTACACCAACCTTCCGCCAATGGCAGGAGGGTACCCGGGAGGTCCGGGAGCCTTTGTCCCGAATGCAGAGCTCGATAACACCGGGGATCTTGCCGCAGACCAGATGATCATCAGGACCTCCCAGATCCGCCTCGAGGTGCAGAATGTCACCGTGACGCTTGACCCGATCAGGGCCATCGCCGCTGCCCACGGCGGGTATGTCGGCTCTCTCTCGTCCAGCACCGTGTACGGGAACCGCCTGTATGCCACTGTCACGATGAGGGTCCCTGCCCGGGAGTTCGAGGCCGCGATGGCCGAGATCAAGGCCCTGGGTTCGCTCAAATCGGAATCGCTTTCCGCCGATGACGTGACCGAGGAGTACGTGGACCTTCAGGCGAGAAGAACGGCATTTGCCAATCAGCTTGCCCAGTACACCCGGATCATGGAAAAAGCCGGGAACGTCTCCGAGATCCTCGAAGTCCAGGTCCAGATCGAGCGGGTGCAGGTCGAGCTGGACCGGATCGACGGGCGCCTCAGGTACCTCAACAGCCGGGTGGACTACGCCACCATCACCGTGACCCTCGAAGAGCCCGAACCGGTCGGCGGCCGGGAAGGCTTCTCCCTAGTATCGGCGATAAACAAAGGTATTGCCGGGTTCCTGGCTGTCACCGCGGGGCTGGTCATCATCCTCATTTCGATCATCCCCCTGATCATCATCGGTGTCGTGGTGTATGGCATATACCGATGGTGGAAGGGAAAGAAGAAGAGACCAAAAAGCCTGTCCCCGGAACATAAACCCGAGGAGAATCCGCCAGAACAATGA
- a CDS encoding type IV secretion system DNA-binding domain-containing protein, giving the protein MDFEKLGAFYLGKEYSLDDRRLLDRLVMYDSRDLTTHAVCIGMTGSGKTGLCVDLLEEAAIDGVPAIIIDPKGDITNRLLMFPDLAPEDFLPWINPDDARRKGMSPEAYAAHQAESWKNGLASWGQDGARIRMLCDAVDLAVYTPGSDAGIPVSVIQSFSAPALSWDTDAELLREKISGTVTALLGLIKVAADPLSSREHILLSSLFEHFWRQGKDLDLITLIQAIRDPPFARVGAFDIETFFPAKERLPLAMRLNHIVAAPAFQSWMNGQPLEIPGFLSTKEGKPRHAIFYLAHLNDDERMFFVTLLLYQLLSWVRSQTGTTSLRALLYMDEIFGFFPPVANPPSKEPMLTLLKQARAFGLGVVLTTQNPVDLDYKGLSNTGTWFIGRLQTVQDRNRVLDGLEGAVQGGAFSRAALSEILSSLDNRVFLLHNVHESAPLIFQTRWAMSYLRGPLSREQVRVLMKDQKPDAVRKPAATPPVSPAEPAGDTASLPPALPPDILQRYLPVRVSQESAAAAALHGRSGKVEHATIIYEPAVAAAGRVHYTSPKLEQDAVHEFSLLAPFTPDGAVAWERAVGGIPGDLSATPSPGARFSIPAEITRALKKVSTIQQNLVDSLVRSQTLKLATNPAVKLVSGPGEPENEFLLRVRLAARERRDAEVDALRKRYEVKIDTLEDRLRKAGMTVERKRADADARKREAMISAGESVIGVLMGRKSIRSGSAAASKYRQSSSAGMSAREAEENARALEKEIRGLKEEFERETAAITARWENTVKETGEIIVKPKKTGIDVTSFFLAWIPRWQLVVSDGAGHTWTERIDASR; this is encoded by the coding sequence ATGGACTTCGAGAAACTGGGCGCATTCTACCTGGGAAAAGAGTACAGCCTTGACGACCGCCGGCTGCTCGATCGGCTCGTGATGTACGATTCCCGCGACCTCACCACCCATGCAGTCTGTATCGGGATGACCGGGAGCGGAAAGACCGGGCTGTGCGTTGACCTGCTCGAAGAGGCGGCAATCGACGGTGTGCCGGCCATCATCATCGATCCAAAAGGTGATATCACCAACCGGCTGCTCATGTTCCCGGACCTTGCCCCGGAAGATTTCCTCCCGTGGATCAACCCCGATGATGCCCGGCGGAAGGGCATGTCCCCTGAAGCCTATGCAGCACACCAGGCAGAGTCCTGGAAGAACGGGCTTGCTTCCTGGGGCCAGGACGGGGCACGGATCAGGATGCTATGTGATGCCGTTGACCTGGCGGTCTACACGCCAGGAAGCGATGCCGGTATCCCGGTATCGGTCATCCAGTCCTTCTCTGCACCGGCCTTGAGCTGGGACACGGATGCCGAACTCCTCAGGGAGAAGATATCCGGCACGGTGACGGCACTGCTCGGCCTGATCAAAGTGGCCGCCGACCCGCTCAGCTCGCGTGAACACATCCTTCTCTCCTCCCTCTTCGAACACTTCTGGCGGCAGGGAAAGGATCTCGACCTGATCACGTTGATCCAGGCCATCCGGGACCCACCGTTCGCCCGGGTCGGGGCCTTTGACATCGAGACCTTTTTCCCGGCAAAAGAGCGCCTCCCCCTGGCCATGCGGCTGAACCACATCGTCGCCGCACCCGCCTTCCAGTCCTGGATGAACGGCCAGCCCCTGGAAATCCCCGGATTCCTCTCCACGAAGGAAGGGAAACCCCGCCACGCGATATTCTACCTTGCCCACCTGAATGACGACGAGCGGATGTTTTTTGTCACCCTCCTCCTCTACCAGTTACTATCCTGGGTCCGGTCCCAGACCGGGACGACCAGTCTGCGGGCACTGCTCTACATGGACGAGATCTTCGGGTTCTTCCCTCCCGTAGCAAACCCTCCGAGCAAAGAGCCTATGCTCACCCTTCTCAAGCAGGCCCGGGCCTTCGGCCTCGGCGTGGTGCTGACCACCCAGAACCCGGTCGACCTGGACTACAAGGGGCTCTCCAACACCGGCACCTGGTTCATCGGGCGGCTCCAGACCGTGCAGGACCGCAACAGGGTCCTCGATGGTCTTGAAGGTGCAGTCCAGGGAGGGGCCTTCTCACGGGCGGCGCTCTCCGAGATCCTCTCATCGCTGGACAACCGGGTATTCCTCCTGCACAACGTGCATGAGAGCGCACCGCTGATCTTCCAGACCCGGTGGGCGATGAGCTATCTCCGAGGGCCACTTTCCCGCGAGCAGGTCAGGGTCCTGATGAAGGACCAGAAACCGGACGCCGTCCGGAAACCGGCAGCAACCCCTCCGGTATCCCCGGCTGAACCAGCCGGTGATACGGCAAGCCTCCCCCCTGCGCTACCTCCGGATATCCTGCAGCGCTACCTGCCGGTCCGTGTCAGCCAGGAGAGTGCTGCGGCAGCTGCCCTGCATGGAAGGAGCGGGAAAGTCGAGCATGCCACCATCATCTATGAGCCGGCGGTAGCTGCTGCCGGGCGGGTCCACTACACCAGCCCGAAACTGGAGCAGGACGCGGTGCACGAATTCTCGCTCCTCGCACCGTTCACCCCAGATGGCGCGGTTGCCTGGGAGCGTGCCGTTGGCGGAATTCCCGGTGACCTGTCTGCAACTCCCTCCCCTGGTGCCCGGTTTTCCATACCGGCAGAGATCACCCGGGCCCTGAAAAAAGTCTCCACGATACAACAGAACCTGGTGGACTCGCTTGTGCGATCGCAGACCCTGAAACTTGCCACCAATCCTGCCGTGAAACTCGTATCAGGCCCCGGGGAACCGGAGAACGAGTTCCTCCTCCGGGTCCGCCTCGCCGCCCGGGAGCGGCGGGATGCCGAGGTCGATGCGCTGCGGAAACGGTACGAGGTAAAGATAGATACGCTCGAGGACCGGCTCAGGAAAGCCGGGATGACCGTTGAACGGAAACGGGCCGATGCCGACGCCCGGAAGCGGGAGGCGATGATCTCTGCCGGTGAATCGGTCATCGGGGTTCTCATGGGGAGAAAGAGCATACGGTCCGGGTCAGCGGCGGCCAGCAAGTACCGACAGAGCAGCTCTGCCGGGATGAGTGCACGGGAAGCAGAGGAGAATGCACGGGCACTTGAAAAGGAGATCAGGGGTCTGAAGGAAGAGTTTGAACGTGAGACCGCAGCCATAACCGCCCGCTGGGAGAATACCGTGAAGGAAACCGGTGAAATAATCGTGAAACCGAAGAAGACCGGTATCGATGTCACATCGTTCTTCCTCGCCTGGATCCCCAGGTGGCAGCTGGTCGTCAGTGACGGTGCCGGCCATACGTGGACCGAGCGGATCGATGCCTCCCGGTAA
- a CDS encoding class I SAM-dependent methyltransferase — MPEKESCGSALVDEERAREFDEIATTVFAPIYPVLAGQVLERTGIREGIAVDAGCGPALLAIAIALQSRLRVYALDSSPPMLRVASGHIRSSGLVRQVVPVLGDVHELPFEDGTVDLVVSRGSWFFWNDLAGAFQEVQRVLSPRGYAYIGGGFGTVHLKEQVATAMKSRYPEWEEGVRERMRKNNPVRVREEFDKAGITAFRLIEDESGFWAMFRNEGSSLFFQDKS; from the coding sequence ATGCCGGAGAAAGAGAGCTGCGGGAGTGCCCTGGTTGATGAGGAACGTGCCAGGGAATTCGACGAGATCGCGACCACCGTGTTTGCTCCGATTTATCCTGTGCTCGCCGGGCAGGTGCTGGAGCGGACCGGGATCCGGGAGGGAATCGCGGTTGACGCAGGGTGCGGCCCGGCACTCCTGGCCATCGCTATTGCCCTGCAGTCCCGGCTGAGGGTCTATGCCCTTGACTCGTCACCGCCCATGCTCAGGGTAGCATCCGGGCATATCCGCAGTTCCGGCCTGGTCCGGCAGGTCGTCCCTGTCCTTGGCGATGTGCATGAACTCCCGTTTGAAGATGGGACCGTGGATCTTGTCGTCAGCCGGGGGTCATGGTTCTTCTGGAACGACCTTGCCGGTGCGTTTCAAGAGGTGCAGAGGGTGCTTTCGCCCCGGGGTTACGCATACATCGGAGGCGGGTTTGGCACAGTGCATCTGAAGGAGCAGGTTGCAACAGCGATGAAAAGCAGGTATCCCGAATGGGAAGAAGGGGTCAGGGAGCGTATGCGGAAGAACAACCCGGTCCGGGTCAGGGAAGAATTCGACAAGGCAGGGATCACGGCATTCCGCCTTATCGAGGACGAATCGGGGTTCTGGGCGATGTTCAGGAACGAGGGGTCTTCTTTATTCTTCCAGGATAAGAGCTGA
- a CDS encoding dodecin domain-containing protein, whose amino-acid sequence MPGKNEPSVAKVIELIGSSPKGWEDAARNAVKEASLTVRNIKGVYLKECTAKVKDNKIVEYRSIVKISFVVEREG is encoded by the coding sequence ATGCCAGGAAAAAATGAGCCTTCTGTGGCAAAGGTCATCGAGTTGATCGGCAGTTCGCCGAAAGGTTGGGAGGACGCGGCGCGGAATGCGGTGAAGGAGGCGTCCCTGACGGTCAGGAATATCAAAGGGGTATACCTGAAGGAATGTACCGCCAAGGTGAAAGACAACAAAATCGTTGAATATCGCTCCATCGTGAAGATCTCGTTTGTCGTGGAGAGGGAAGGCTGA
- a CDS encoding glycosyltransferase family 4 protein, giving the protein MGPLKIAQFCWESLHAVREGGLSPAATHLAEVLGTEHEVHFFTRGEGPDRIIRNVAYHFCQPEGDTIIDYCQDLSRKLLQKFHDADTPPFDIIHFHDWHCSDALERLQDRRTVMSYHSTEYGRNGGNFGDWPEFQAISAREWRCGHLARHVVTVSRHTETEIMWLYGIPERRITVIPNGIYPEHYYLPLDPGSVKKRYGIHPLAPLVLFIGRLVYQKGPDLLVDAIPQVLQRRWDVQFIIAGKGDMKRDLEERCRALPVQFTGYIPDEEYLQLLNACDLVVIPSRNEPFGLVLTEAWSAEKCAVATDVGGLAENIEDFVDGIKVPVRADSLAWGISYIIEDPVRIRAMGVAGKRKVLSRFNWARIGRMMDKVYTRVISGTDDGPRGSGR; this is encoded by the coding sequence ATGGGACCTCTTAAGATAGCCCAGTTCTGCTGGGAATCCCTGCATGCCGTCCGCGAAGGGGGGCTCTCCCCTGCCGCCACCCACCTCGCCGAGGTACTTGGAACAGAACACGAGGTGCACTTCTTCACCAGGGGAGAGGGACCGGACCGGATCATCAGGAACGTGGCATACCATTTCTGCCAGCCCGAAGGCGACACCATCATCGATTACTGCCAGGACCTGAGCAGGAAGCTTCTCCAGAAATTCCACGATGCAGACACTCCCCCATTCGATATCATCCACTTTCACGACTGGCACTGCAGCGACGCCCTCGAGAGGCTCCAGGACCGGAGGACAGTGATGAGCTACCACTCCACCGAATATGGGAGGAACGGTGGCAATTTCGGGGATTGGCCCGAGTTTCAGGCTATTTCTGCCAGAGAATGGAGGTGCGGCCACCTGGCCCGGCACGTGGTCACGGTCTCGAGGCATACCGAGACCGAGATCATGTGGCTCTACGGCATTCCCGAGCGCAGGATTACCGTGATCCCAAACGGGATCTATCCTGAACACTACTACCTTCCGCTCGACCCCGGTTCGGTAAAGAAACGGTACGGCATCCATCCGCTCGCACCTCTGGTGCTATTTATCGGGCGGCTGGTATACCAGAAAGGCCCCGACCTCCTGGTAGATGCCATCCCCCAGGTCCTGCAACGCCGCTGGGACGTCCAGTTTATCATTGCCGGTAAAGGGGATATGAAGCGTGATCTTGAGGAGCGATGCCGGGCGCTCCCTGTCCAGTTCACAGGCTATATTCCCGATGAGGAATACCTCCAGCTCCTGAATGCCTGCGACCTGGTCGTCATCCCCAGCCGGAATGAGCCCTTCGGGCTGGTGCTCACCGAGGCATGGAGCGCCGAGAAATGTGCCGTGGCAACCGATGTCGGGGGCCTTGCCGAGAACATCGAGGACTTTGTAGATGGCATCAAAGTCCCGGTCAGGGCAGATTCGCTTGCCTGGGGTATCAGCTACATCATCGAGGACCCGGTCAGGATACGGGCCATGGGTGTTGCAGGGAAACGGAAAGTCCTTTCCCGGTTCAACTGGGCCAGGATCGGCAGGATGATGGACAAGGTCTACACACGGGTGATCAGTGGCACGGATGACGGCCCCCGGGGGAGCGGAAGATGA
- a CDS encoding superoxide dismutase produces MENLYSLPKLPYAYNALAPYISEDQLTLHHTKHHQAYVNGANAIFERCAKARKEKTDFDVKATAKELSFHIGGNALHGLFWQNLAPAGTGGGGMPAGSLASAIDAGFGGFDRFKKEFSTAANSVEGSGWAALAYCTQTGRLLIMQIEKHNLNVFPGYPILMVLDVWEHAYYLDYRNDRGSFVEAFWNIVNWDTVGKRLAGLRH; encoded by the coding sequence ATGGAAAACCTGTATTCGCTCCCCAAGCTCCCTTATGCCTACAATGCACTTGCACCGTACATCTCGGAAGACCAGCTCACCCTGCATCACACAAAGCACCACCAGGCCTATGTCAACGGGGCAAATGCCATCTTTGAGAGATGTGCGAAAGCAAGGAAGGAAAAGACGGATTTCGACGTCAAGGCAACGGCAAAGGAATTATCGTTTCATATCGGCGGAAACGCGCTTCACGGCCTATTCTGGCAGAACCTTGCGCCGGCTGGCACGGGCGGAGGTGGTATGCCGGCGGGGAGCCTGGCCTCGGCAATCGATGCCGGGTTCGGAGGATTCGATCGCTTTAAAAAAGAGTTTTCCACGGCAGCAAACAGTGTCGAAGGATCGGGCTGGGCCGCACTGGCGTACTGCACCCAGACAGGAAGGCTTCTGATAATGCAGATCGAAAAGCACAACCTGAACGTGTTTCCGGGGTACCCGATCCTCATGGTCCTCGATGTCTGGGAGCATGCTTACTACCTTGACTATAGAAACGACCGCGGTTCATTTGTCGAGGCGTTCTGGAACATCGTGAACTGGGATACTGTCGGAAAACGCCTGGCCGGCCTCAGGCATTAG